The proteins below are encoded in one region of Oryzias melastigma strain HK-1 linkage group LG7, ASM292280v2, whole genome shotgun sequence:
- the tegt gene encoding probable Bax inhibitor 1: protein MNVFDRNINIDALFRFSQISHSTQVHLKNVYSSLTLSMIVAAAGAYVHVVTRLFEGGVLSLLGSVGLMFWLAMTPHNPETEKKRLAILAGFAFLTGVGLGPTLDFVIAVNPSIIVTAFLGTSVIFICFTLSALYAKRRSYLFLGGTLMSGLSILFLFSVMNMFFGSLMLFKAHMYLGLLIMCGFVLFDTQLIIEKAENGDKDYIWHCVDLFLDFVTIFRKLMIILAMNDKDKKKERK from the exons ATGAACGTGTTTGACCGCAACATCAACATCGATGCTCTCTTCAGATTCTCTCAAAT ATCTCACTCCACCCAGGTGCACTTGAAGAATGTGTACTCCAGCCTGACTCTCAGTATGATCGTGGCGGCCGCCGGCGCCTACGTTCATGTTGTTACGCGACTCTTTGAG GGTGGCGTTCTGTCTCTACTCGGCTCTGTGGGGTTGATGTTCTGGCTCGCCATGACGCCCCACAACCCCGAGACGGAGAAGAAGAGGCTGGCTATCCTTGCCGGGTTTGCCTTCCTCACAG GCGTTGGCCTTGGGCCCACGCTGGACTTTGTCATCGCTGTCAATCCCAG CATCATCGTGACGGCCTTCCTGGGAACTTCTGTCATCTTCATCTGCTTCACTCTCAGCGCCCTCTATGCTAAACGCAGGAGCTACCTGTTCCTGGGAG GAACCCTGATGTCCGGCCTGTCCATCCTCTTCCTGTTCTCTGTGATGAACATGTTCTTTGGCTCTCTGATGCTGTTCAAG GCACACATGTACCTGGGACTGCTCATCATGTGCGGCTTCGTCCTCTTTGACACTCAGCTCATCATTGAGAAGGCAGAGAACGGAGACAAGGACTACATCTG GCATTGCGTCGACTTGTTTCTCGACTTTGTCACCATCTTCAGGAAACTGATGATCATCCTGGCAATGAACGACAAG GACAAGAAGAAGGAGAGGAAGTAA
- the ctdsp2 gene encoding carboxy-terminal domain RNA polymerase II polypeptide A small phosphatase 2 isoform X2: MESSVITQVQKEDVQVSPKAGQVSRSALKQPRSCNIFKALFCCLQAQDGPKPPPPLPPPSQQPLLESQENGTVVKYEASLLPEVNAQDQGKICVVIDLDETLVHSSFKPISNADFIVPVEIEGTTHQVYVLKRPYVDEFLRRMGELFECVLFTASLAKYADPVTDLLDQCGVFRARLFRESCVFHQGCYVKDLSRLGRDLHKTLILDNSPASYIFHPNNAVPVVSWFDDVDDAELLNLLPVFEELSQADDVYTQLDQLRRQ; this comes from the exons ATGGAAAGTTCTGTTATCACCCAAGTGCAGAAAGAAGACGTTCAAGTGTCACCGAAAGCAG GCCAGGTGAGCCGCTCTGCCCTCAAACAGCCGCGGAGCTGTAACATCTTCAAAGCCCTCTTCTGCTGCCTCCAAGCTCAGGATGGCCCCAAACCACCGCCACCACTGCCACCGCCTTCCCAGCAGCCCTTGCTGGAGTCGCAGGAAAATGGGACGGTTGTCAAG TATGAAGCCAGCCTCCTGCCGGAGGTGAACGCCCAGGACCAAGGGAAGATCTGTGTGGTCATAGACCTGGATGAGACCCTGGTGCACAGTTCTTTCAAG CCGATAAGTAACGCAGACTTCATCGTGCCAGTGGAGATAGAGGGGACCACTCATCAG GTGTATGTGCTGAAGAGGCCGTACGTGGACGAGTTCCTGCGCAGAATGGGAGAGTTGTTTGAATGTGTGCTGTTTACAGCCAGCCTCGCTAAG TACGCAGACCCGGTGACAGACCTGCTGGATCAGTGCGGAGTATTCCGGGCCCGGCTATTCCGGGAATCTTGTGTGTTCCACCAGGGCTGCTACGTGAAAGACTTGAGCCGCCTGGGCAGAGACCTCCACAAAACCCTCATCCTGGATAACTCTCCTGCCTCCTACATCTTCCACCCTAATAATGCT GTTCCAGTGGTGTCATGGTTTGACGACGTGGACGATGCTGAACTACTCAACCTCCTGCCCGTGTTCGAGGAGCTCAGCCAAGCGGATGACGTTTACACCCAGCTGGACCAGCTCCGTAGACAATAG
- the ctdsp2 gene encoding carboxy-terminal domain RNA polymerase II polypeptide A small phosphatase 2 isoform X1, with amino-acid sequence MESSVITQVQKEDVQVSPKAGQVSRSALKQPRSCNIFKALFCCLQAQDGPKPPPPLPPPSQQPLLESQENGTVVKQYEASLLPEVNAQDQGKICVVIDLDETLVHSSFKPISNADFIVPVEIEGTTHQVYVLKRPYVDEFLRRMGELFECVLFTASLAKYADPVTDLLDQCGVFRARLFRESCVFHQGCYVKDLSRLGRDLHKTLILDNSPASYIFHPNNAVPVVSWFDDVDDAELLNLLPVFEELSQADDVYTQLDQLRRQ; translated from the exons ATGGAAAGTTCTGTTATCACCCAAGTGCAGAAAGAAGACGTTCAAGTGTCACCGAAAGCAG GCCAGGTGAGCCGCTCTGCCCTCAAACAGCCGCGGAGCTGTAACATCTTCAAAGCCCTCTTCTGCTGCCTCCAAGCTCAGGATGGCCCCAAACCACCGCCACCACTGCCACCGCCTTCCCAGCAGCCCTTGCTGGAGTCGCAGGAAAATGGGACGGTTGTCAAG CAGTATGAAGCCAGCCTCCTGCCGGAGGTGAACGCCCAGGACCAAGGGAAGATCTGTGTGGTCATAGACCTGGATGAGACCCTGGTGCACAGTTCTTTCAAG CCGATAAGTAACGCAGACTTCATCGTGCCAGTGGAGATAGAGGGGACCACTCATCAG GTGTATGTGCTGAAGAGGCCGTACGTGGACGAGTTCCTGCGCAGAATGGGAGAGTTGTTTGAATGTGTGCTGTTTACAGCCAGCCTCGCTAAG TACGCAGACCCGGTGACAGACCTGCTGGATCAGTGCGGAGTATTCCGGGCCCGGCTATTCCGGGAATCTTGTGTGTTCCACCAGGGCTGCTACGTGAAAGACTTGAGCCGCCTGGGCAGAGACCTCCACAAAACCCTCATCCTGGATAACTCTCCTGCCTCCTACATCTTCCACCCTAATAATGCT GTTCCAGTGGTGTCATGGTTTGACGACGTGGACGATGCTGAACTACTCAACCTCCTGCCCGTGTTCGAGGAGCTCAGCCAAGCGGATGACGTTTACACCCAGCTGGACCAGCTCCGTAGACAATAG